The proteins below are encoded in one region of Sphingobacterium sp. R2:
- the xerD gene encoding site-specific tyrosine recombinase XerD: MDFKNWNVIKKEFEQFLKFERGLSANSIDAYLNDVSKFQIYCEDNQLVLNTIARKNIQEFLVWLQQFNISPFTQSRLISGLKTFFSFLMIEHEFSNNPTDLIQAPRLARKLPSVLSIQEVDQMISAIDLSSSEGQRNKTIIEILYGCGLRVSELTTLKLSNLFLDVEFIKVEGKGNKERLIPIGQHAIKYLRIYLETIRPHIKIKPGNEDIVFLNRRGAALSRVMVFLIIKELALKIGLQKNISPHTFRHSFASHLVEGGADLRAVQDMLGHESITTTEIYTHIDKEYLHSVITQYHPRS; this comes from the coding sequence ATGGATTTTAAAAACTGGAACGTCATCAAAAAGGAATTCGAACAATTCTTAAAGTTCGAAAGAGGCTTAAGTGCAAATTCTATTGACGCTTACTTAAATGATGTATCCAAATTTCAGATTTATTGCGAAGACAATCAACTGGTTTTAAATACCATAGCAAGAAAAAATATTCAGGAATTTTTGGTTTGGCTGCAGCAATTCAATATTTCACCTTTCACGCAGTCGAGATTGATATCTGGACTCAAAACCTTTTTTAGCTTTTTGATGATTGAGCATGAATTCAGCAACAATCCGACAGACCTTATTCAAGCACCGCGATTGGCGCGCAAGCTGCCCAGTGTTTTGAGTATACAGGAGGTCGATCAGATGATTTCTGCAATTGATCTCTCTTCATCCGAAGGCCAACGAAATAAAACAATCATCGAAATCTTATACGGATGTGGCCTTCGTGTTTCGGAACTTACCACACTCAAACTATCCAATCTATTTTTAGATGTAGAATTTATAAAAGTCGAAGGGAAGGGAAACAAAGAGCGTCTCATACCAATTGGTCAACATGCCATTAAATACCTTCGCATCTACCTGGAAACCATCAGGCCGCATATCAAGATTAAACCGGGAAATGAAGATATTGTATTTCTCAATAGACGAGGAGCTGCATTATCCCGGGTCATGGTTTTTTTGATCATCAAAGAACTTGCCTTAAAAATAGGGTTACAGAAAAACATTAGCCCACATACCTTCCGCCATAGCTTTGCCTCTCATTTAGTGGAAGGCGGGGCCGATCTGCGGGCTGTACAGGACATGCTCGGACATGAAAGTATCACCACTACCGAAATATATACGCATATAGACAAGGAATACCTGCATTCTGTAATCACGCAATACCACCCGCGGTCATAA
- the fmt gene encoding methionyl-tRNA formyltransferase: MRIIFMGTPDFAVASLEALIQSGEQVVAVVTVPDKPAGRGQKIHESAVKIFAKQHNIPVLQPVKLRDESFLNELKSYQADLQVVVAFRMLPEVVWNMPKFGTINVHASLLPQYRGAAPINHAIINGEKESGVTTFLLQHEIDTGNILLAKKVTIKDTDNAGDLHDNLMVAGAETLLQTIQQLKTGTLQPKPQEVLATDEPLKHAPKIFKEDCKINWDQPTEKVYNFIRGLSPYPAAFTLLNEKVLKIYEAKKETVNTPTVPGTLATDKKSFLKIATQDGYLIISDLQLEGKKRMHIVDFLKGYRF, encoded by the coding sequence ATGCGTATTATTTTCATGGGTACTCCCGATTTTGCTGTCGCTTCACTGGAGGCACTTATTCAATCTGGCGAACAAGTCGTAGCTGTAGTAACGGTTCCGGACAAACCTGCTGGGCGGGGACAAAAAATACACGAGTCGGCCGTAAAAATATTTGCTAAGCAACATAACATTCCTGTTCTCCAGCCGGTCAAGCTGCGCGACGAATCTTTTTTAAACGAACTGAAGAGTTACCAAGCGGACCTACAGGTTGTAGTTGCTTTTCGCATGCTTCCTGAAGTTGTGTGGAATATGCCTAAATTTGGAACAATCAATGTTCATGCCTCTCTTCTACCACAATATAGAGGGGCAGCACCTATTAATCATGCGATTATAAATGGAGAGAAAGAATCCGGAGTAACCACCTTCTTACTGCAACACGAAATCGACACCGGCAATATTTTATTGGCAAAAAAAGTAACGATCAAAGACACCGATAATGCGGGCGATCTTCATGACAACCTCATGGTTGCTGGAGCAGAAACGCTTCTTCAAACTATCCAACAATTAAAAACAGGAACTTTACAGCCTAAGCCGCAAGAAGTCCTCGCAACGGACGAGCCTTTAAAACATGCGCCAAAAATTTTTAAAGAAGACTGTAAAATAAATTGGGATCAACCAACAGAAAAGGTCTACAACTTCATTCGTGGATTAAGCCCCTACCCCGCTGCGTTTACGCTGTTAAATGAAAAGGTATTGAAAATCTATGAGGCGAAAAAAGAAACGGTCAATACCCCAACTGTGCCAGGCACACTGGCCACCGATAAAAAAAGTTTCTTAAAGATTGCGACTCAAGATGGATACCTTATTATCTCTGACCTTCAGCTGGAAGGCAAAAAAAGAATGCATATCGTGGATTTTCTAAAAGGCTATCGATTTTAG
- a CDS encoding RNA polymerase sigma factor RpoD/SigA, whose translation MRQLKITQSITNRESQSLDKYLHEIGKVDLITAEEEVELAQRIREGDQVALEKLTKTNLRFVVSVAKQYQNQGLTLGDLINEGNLGLIKAAKRFDETKGFKFISYAVWWIRQSILQAIAEQSRIVRLPLNQVGSLSKISKAFSKLEQEYEREPSPEELADILETTVDKVSDTLSNSGRHVSMDAPFVQGEENTLLDVLENHDPDTDSSLIDESLSEEIKRSLATLTEREREIIVLFFGLGSNHQLSLEEIGEKFSLTRERVRQIKDKALQRLRHTSRSKILKSYLG comes from the coding sequence ATGAGACAGCTCAAAATTACACAATCTATTACCAATCGTGAGTCACAGTCTTTGGACAAATACTTACACGAAATTGGTAAAGTAGACTTAATTACAGCAGAAGAAGAAGTTGAATTAGCACAACGCATCCGTGAAGGTGACCAAGTTGCCTTGGAAAAATTGACTAAAACCAACCTTCGTTTCGTCGTATCAGTAGCAAAACAATATCAAAATCAAGGTTTAACCTTAGGTGATTTAATCAACGAAGGTAACTTGGGCTTAATTAAAGCAGCTAAACGTTTTGACGAAACAAAGGGGTTTAAATTTATTTCTTATGCGGTTTGGTGGATTCGCCAATCTATTCTTCAGGCAATTGCTGAACAATCACGTATCGTACGTCTGCCATTGAATCAAGTAGGTTCACTGAGCAAAATCAGTAAGGCTTTCTCAAAACTAGAACAAGAATACGAACGAGAGCCGTCTCCAGAAGAATTAGCAGATATTCTTGAAACTACGGTAGACAAAGTTTCGGATACCCTAAGTAACTCTGGGCGTCACGTATCTATGGATGCTCCCTTTGTTCAAGGTGAAGAAAACACACTTTTGGACGTACTGGAAAACCATGATCCAGACACAGACAGTTCTTTGATCGATGAATCACTATCCGAAGAAATCAAACGATCATTGGCTACATTAACAGAAAGAGAACGTGAAATTATCGTACTTTTCTTTGGATTAGGTTCCAACCACCAACTGTCGCTTGAGGAAATCGGAGAGAAATTCAGTTTGACACGTGAACGCGTTCGTCAGATCAAAGACAAAGCCCTTCAACGTTTGAGACACACTTCAAGAAGCAAAATCTTAAAATCCTACTTGGGTTAA
- a CDS encoding acyl-CoA dehydrogenase produces MKRDMQLNSADIAILKDSQAKGIQQKSLSDEQLELIYRRKWFKIWIPVELGGLGLTVPEGLNVLADLAYWDGGLAWTVTLCSGANLFVGFIDRVLGDQIFKMERVCFGGSGQASGTATRDGEHYRLTGFWKYATGAPHLTHFTLNATIQEGGKPVMDDKGNPLVKSFFVDREHALVHYDWDTFGLEVTASHSFSLQDVLVDGKQCFEINAAKSTRSDLRYQYPFMPFAELTLLANFIGMYKRFLDLIEKLFVLKSKASNWEQAASKAAFGMLDELQQDYTIRKDAILHLADHSWDNLSNGIDNATIYAQIATQSRDFVSSILTNTVKLYPQAGILGAAVDQEINIIFRNIFTASQHKLLQKSI; encoded by the coding sequence GTGAAGAGAGATATGCAACTCAATAGTGCGGATATTGCCATTCTGAAAGACAGTCAGGCAAAAGGTATTCAGCAGAAATCTTTGTCGGATGAACAGTTGGAACTAATCTATCGCAGAAAATGGTTTAAAATCTGGATTCCCGTTGAACTGGGTGGATTAGGTTTAACGGTACCAGAAGGTCTGAATGTATTGGCTGATTTAGCGTATTGGGACGGCGGACTGGCCTGGACAGTGACATTATGTTCGGGAGCAAATCTTTTTGTCGGTTTTATTGATCGCGTTCTAGGCGATCAAATCTTTAAAATGGAACGGGTTTGTTTCGGTGGTAGCGGGCAGGCATCGGGCACAGCAACGCGCGATGGTGAACATTATCGACTCACAGGGTTTTGGAAGTACGCTACTGGGGCTCCACATTTAACCCATTTTACGTTGAATGCAACGATTCAGGAAGGGGGGAAACCCGTAATGGATGACAAAGGGAATCCACTTGTAAAATCATTTTTTGTCGATAGAGAACATGCGCTGGTTCATTATGACTGGGATACGTTCGGATTAGAGGTGACTGCCTCGCACTCTTTTTCGCTGCAGGACGTCCTAGTTGATGGTAAACAGTGTTTTGAAATCAATGCGGCGAAAAGCACACGCAGTGATCTACGCTATCAATATCCCTTTATGCCTTTTGCTGAGTTGACCTTGCTGGCCAATTTTATCGGGATGTATAAGCGATTTCTGGATTTGATTGAAAAACTGTTTGTGTTAAAAAGTAAAGCGTCCAATTGGGAACAGGCAGCGAGTAAAGCTGCTTTCGGCATGCTCGATGAGCTTCAACAGGATTACACCATACGAAAGGATGCTATCTTGCATTTGGCTGACCATTCTTGGGATAACCTCAGTAATGGTATCGATAATGCCACAATTTATGCGCAAATAGCCACGCAAAGCCGTGATTTTGTCTCTTCCATTTTAACGAATACCGTTAAACTCTATCCTCAGGCAGGGATTTTGGGGGCTGCCGTGGACCAAGAGATCAATATCATCTTCCGAAATATTTTTACTGCTTCACAGCATAAGTTGTTGCAGAAGAGTATATAG
- a CDS encoding FtsX-like permease family protein, translating into MNFPYFLANRIAFSGKRTFSKLIVRVTIGAIALAIAAIIISIAVLRGFKDEIISKQRSFFADVLVLRYDLNKSYENAAISLTPKLQKSILAIPEVSSISSFATKAGIINVNNEVEGVVLKGIDSLYNQQPFQRMLIEGNMIDFKSDDADNQILVSKYLADRLLLKVGDDFIMYFVQDPIRKRKFVIKGIFNTGSEELDKVYVIGSLHVIRKLSNLDDHEVGGYEIRIKDFSQLAQTTNKVEELLPIDMQAINIKDQVPDIFQWLELLDMNTKIIFILMTVVAIINMISALLITILERTSMIGILKALGYHNAGIRRVFMYSALYLIGLGLLIGNLIGLGFYFLQDFTHFFKLDEKTYYISYVAVKLQWSDVILVNLAVVFIGMISLFIPSMLITKINPIKAISFK; encoded by the coding sequence TTGAATTTTCCTTATTTTTTAGCAAATCGGATTGCATTTTCTGGCAAGAGAACGTTTTCAAAATTGATCGTTCGGGTAACTATTGGTGCTATTGCTCTTGCAATTGCAGCAATAATTATCTCTATTGCAGTATTGCGTGGATTCAAAGACGAAATTATAAGTAAGCAAAGAAGCTTTTTTGCAGATGTACTGGTGCTACGTTACGACCTCAATAAGTCATATGAGAATGCCGCCATTTCGCTTACGCCAAAGCTTCAAAAGTCAATACTGGCTATTCCAGAAGTGAGTTCGATCAGTTCTTTTGCGACTAAGGCAGGGATTATTAATGTAAATAATGAGGTTGAAGGCGTAGTGCTTAAAGGTATCGATTCATTGTATAATCAACAGCCCTTTCAGCGTATGCTGATTGAAGGGAATATGATAGACTTTAAATCAGACGATGCCGATAATCAGATTTTGGTATCCAAATATCTTGCAGATCGATTATTGCTGAAAGTTGGTGATGACTTTATCATGTATTTCGTTCAGGATCCAATCCGTAAACGTAAATTTGTCATAAAAGGAATTTTTAATACGGGTTCTGAAGAGTTAGATAAGGTTTATGTAATCGGATCGCTGCATGTGATTCGCAAACTAAGTAACCTCGACGATCATGAAGTGGGCGGTTATGAGATTAGAATTAAAGATTTTAGTCAGCTTGCACAGACAACCAATAAGGTGGAAGAACTGTTGCCCATTGATATGCAGGCCATCAATATTAAGGATCAGGTGCCGGATATTTTTCAGTGGCTGGAATTGTTGGATATGAATACCAAGATCATTTTTATATTGATGACTGTCGTCGCTATCATTAATATGATTTCAGCGCTGTTGATCACCATTCTGGAGCGCACATCGATGATCGGTATTTTAAAGGCACTAGGGTATCACAATGCTGGAATTCGTCGGGTCTTCATGTATAGCGCGCTGTACCTGATCGGTCTTGGATTGTTAATTGGTAACCTGATCGGTTTGGGCTTCTACTTTTTACAAGACTTTACCCACTTTTTTAAGCTGGACGAGAAAACCTATTACATCTCCTATGTCGCTGTTAAGCTGCAGTGGTCTGATGTAATTTTAGTCAATTTGGCCGTTGTATTTATTGGGATGATTTCATTGTTCATTCCCTCTATGTTAATTACCAAGATTAATCCAATTAAGGCAATTTCTTTTAAGTAG
- a CDS encoding pitrilysin family protein, which translates to MKFIKPLALAFLLPATFYVAEATMPTTLTAEARAILSQDSLTLNQKLPFDNEVVTGKLKNGFTYFIRKNGEPKGRVTMYLGMKAGSILENEKQLGLAHFLEHMNFNGLKHFPKNELVNYLQKAGVRFGSDLNAYTSFDQTVYQLPIPSDDPELLKNGLQVMRDWAQDALLDGEEIDKERGVILEEKRGGRGVQQRLQDQYFPMLLNGSLYSKRLPIGTEEILKTFPYSEIRKFHQDWYRPDLQALIIVGDIDPKEMEERVKVLFADMKMPKKALERKKYRVDLLNKNQFLAISDPELPYTVAQILIKSEKDKVETVGDYRNELLKSVFNKMIAGRFSELMQQPNPPFMQAGGSISDFIANLNTFSLLVVPKPGELESGFKAMLTEFERIQKYGFTQTELNRAIADMKKGNEMSFIERDKKKSDSYVNRYLNYFIDGEPALSNEDAYRLTKQLLPTLKLSEVNGLVKKYYTDLNRDVLVMAPEKDKATLPTEAAVMGWVKAVEESPVAAYDDKMSDLPLLSKEPVKGEVVSSKSIDAVQAKELTLSNGVKVILKPTDFKNDEIQIMAYSPGGTSLYSDADYFSASNASSLIDASGVGQMSNIELTKYLSGKDVSISPYISERYEGISGRTDKEGLKNAFELIYGYFTEPRLDQDIFQSTMTRAKGSLENRLSNPNNVFSDKVKEVLYGNNVRRQNPTVEMISKIDRDRALAIYKERFADASDFVFTIVGSFDENQIKPYLETYLASLPIQKRGESYKDLNIVEPSKGERVIVHKGKEEKASTQLAYYGDYSYGETENVNMEALESVLTIKLLERLREKEGGVYGVGAQASFSKLPKPRYAFSIGFGSAVDKTDALIASALDEVKKIQDQGPEKGDLDKFLAEQQRQNELNLRENSYWLNYISSSYQNDLDLMRYTRRLDNLKKVTPKSVQDVAVKYLKKDRLFEFILMPDSK; encoded by the coding sequence ATGAAATTCATTAAACCATTAGCATTAGCTTTTCTCTTACCAGCTACCTTCTATGTAGCGGAAGCAACAATGCCAACCACGTTAACTGCGGAAGCGCGCGCGATTCTATCGCAAGATAGTTTGACTTTGAATCAGAAATTACCCTTCGACAATGAAGTTGTTACAGGTAAACTCAAAAATGGATTTACATACTTTATTCGTAAAAATGGCGAGCCAAAAGGTCGTGTTACGATGTATTTGGGCATGAAAGCAGGCTCTATTCTGGAAAATGAAAAGCAGCTGGGCTTAGCCCATTTTTTGGAGCACATGAATTTCAATGGTCTCAAGCATTTTCCGAAAAATGAATTGGTTAATTATCTGCAAAAGGCCGGGGTTCGCTTTGGGTCGGATCTGAATGCCTACACCAGCTTCGATCAGACCGTTTACCAATTACCGATTCCTTCTGATGACCCTGAACTTTTGAAAAATGGTTTGCAAGTCATGCGCGACTGGGCCCAAGATGCATTATTGGATGGCGAGGAGATCGATAAAGAACGCGGAGTTATCTTGGAAGAGAAGCGTGGAGGGAGAGGAGTGCAACAACGGCTCCAAGATCAGTATTTTCCAATGTTGCTGAATGGTTCACTTTACTCCAAACGCTTACCAATAGGTACCGAGGAAATACTTAAAACATTCCCGTATTCGGAAATACGCAAATTTCACCAAGACTGGTACCGTCCCGATTTACAAGCCTTAATTATCGTCGGAGACATTGATCCCAAAGAAATGGAAGAACGGGTGAAGGTGTTGTTTGCCGATATGAAAATGCCCAAGAAAGCATTGGAGCGTAAAAAATACCGGGTAGACCTGTTAAACAAAAATCAGTTCTTAGCAATTTCAGATCCAGAGTTACCGTATACCGTGGCGCAGATTCTCATCAAAAGCGAAAAGGATAAAGTTGAAACGGTAGGGGATTACCGAAACGAACTTTTGAAAAGTGTTTTCAACAAGATGATCGCTGGTCGTTTTTCCGAATTGATGCAACAGCCAAATCCTCCATTTATGCAAGCCGGTGGAAGTATTAGTGATTTTATCGCTAACCTCAATACCTTTTCATTGTTGGTTGTGCCTAAGCCCGGAGAGCTCGAGTCGGGATTTAAAGCTATGTTAACCGAATTTGAGCGCATCCAAAAGTATGGTTTCACGCAGACGGAGCTGAACCGTGCCATTGCAGATATGAAAAAAGGGAATGAGATGTCTTTTATCGAACGTGATAAAAAGAAATCGGATAGCTATGTCAATCGTTATCTCAATTATTTTATCGATGGCGAACCTGCTTTAAGCAATGAAGATGCCTACCGCCTCACGAAGCAGCTGCTACCGACCTTAAAATTGTCTGAGGTCAATGGCTTAGTAAAAAAATATTATACCGATCTGAACCGCGATGTATTGGTGATGGCACCCGAAAAAGATAAAGCAACCTTACCTACTGAAGCTGCGGTAATGGGCTGGGTAAAAGCAGTTGAAGAGAGCCCCGTCGCAGCGTATGATGATAAAATGTCTGATCTTCCGTTGCTCTCAAAAGAACCTGTAAAAGGTGAGGTGGTATCGTCTAAAAGTATTGATGCCGTTCAAGCAAAAGAATTGACACTAAGTAATGGCGTAAAAGTGATCCTTAAGCCTACGGATTTTAAAAACGATGAGATCCAGATTATGGCGTATAGTCCGGGCGGAACTTCACTCTACAGCGATGCGGATTATTTTTCGGCCTCCAACGCATCCTCTTTAATTGATGCCAGTGGTGTAGGACAAATGAGCAACATTGAGCTCACAAAGTACCTTTCAGGAAAGGATGTTTCCATCTCTCCATACATCTCCGAACGTTATGAGGGTATTTCAGGCCGTACAGATAAAGAAGGTTTAAAAAACGCTTTTGAATTGATTTATGGCTATTTTACCGAACCTCGTTTAGATCAGGATATTTTCCAGAGTACAATGACCAGAGCGAAAGGATCTTTGGAAAATAGATTAAGCAACCCCAATAATGTGTTTTCCGACAAAGTGAAAGAAGTATTGTACGGTAATAATGTCCGCCGTCAAAATCCGACGGTCGAAATGATCAGTAAAATCGATAGGGACCGTGCGTTGGCGATCTATAAAGAACGCTTTGCCGATGCCTCTGATTTTGTGTTTACCATCGTAGGTTCGTTTGACGAGAATCAGATTAAGCCTTATTTAGAAACTTATCTCGCTTCTCTACCGATTCAAAAAAGAGGCGAAAGTTACAAAGATCTGAATATTGTGGAGCCAAGCAAAGGCGAACGCGTAATTGTCCATAAGGGCAAAGAAGAAAAGGCGAGCACACAACTGGCGTATTATGGAGACTATAGTTATGGAGAAACTGAAAATGTCAATATGGAAGCGCTAGAAAGTGTGTTGACGATCAAATTACTTGAACGACTTCGTGAAAAAGAAGGTGGAGTTTATGGTGTTGGGGCTCAGGCAAGTTTCAGTAAGCTACCGAAACCCCGCTATGCTTTTTCTATTGGCTTTGGTTCGGCAGTTGATAAGACAGATGCCTTAATCGCCTCGGCATTGGACGAGGTCAAAAAGATTCAGGATCAAGGGCCCGAAAAAGGTGATCTGGATAAATTTCTGGCAGAGCAACAGCGACAAAATGAGTTAAATCTTCGTGAAAATAGCTATTGGTTGAACTACATATCCAGCTCTTACCAAAATGATCTTGATCTTATGCGTTATACGCGCAGGTTGGATAATTTGAAAAAGGTGACACCAAAGTCCGTACAGGACGTTGCAGTAAAATATTTGAAAAAGGATCGACTTTTTGAATTTATTTTGATGCCGGATTCAAAATAG
- the pnuC gene encoding nicotinamide riboside transporter PnuC has product MQQATVAEWLGVSFGILQVWFSRQNKSIHYIFGIIGILISVYVLFHAKLYAEILLHLYYLVMSIYGWMYWKYSSDAATPITRCEKKDWWIVCFICTAGFLLFYFGLVHLTDSDVPLWDSAVSCTAWAGMWLLAKRKIENWILLNISNLMAIPLLIHKGLFLYSGLTLFLFVMAFSGYLNWRKIIREERYATQ; this is encoded by the coding sequence ATGCAACAAGCCACAGTGGCAGAATGGCTAGGTGTTTCTTTCGGCATTTTGCAAGTCTGGTTTTCACGGCAAAATAAATCAATCCATTATATTTTTGGCATTATAGGTATACTGATATCCGTATATGTATTATTTCACGCAAAACTGTATGCTGAAATATTGCTGCACCTGTATTATTTAGTCATGAGCATTTACGGCTGGATGTATTGGAAATATAGCAGTGACGCTGCTACGCCGATCACACGTTGTGAAAAGAAAGATTGGTGGATAGTATGCTTTATCTGCACCGCTGGTTTTTTGTTGTTCTATTTTGGATTGGTGCATTTAACAGACTCCGATGTTCCACTATGGGATTCCGCCGTTTCCTGCACCGCTTGGGCAGGAATGTGGTTGTTGGCAAAACGCAAAATAGAAAATTGGATACTGTTGAATATTAGCAATCTAATGGCCATTCCATTATTGATCCATAAAGGATTGTTTCTCTATTCCGGACTGACTTTGTTTTTATTTGTGATGGCATTTAGTGGATATTTAAATTGGAGGAAAATAATACGTGAAGAGAGATATGCAACTCAATAG
- a CDS encoding malate:quinone oxidoreductase produces the protein MSKKSNKEVDVVLIGAGIMSATLGTLINELSPDVNIEILERLDVVAAESSDAWNNAGTGHSALCELNYTPEQKDGSVKIDKAVKIAEQFEVSKQFWSYLVDKGVITQPENFIRSIPHLSAVFGEKDAKFLKTRWETLTTQNLFKGMEYTEDAELLKSWIPLMMEGRDKNEKIAATKMDLGTDVNFGSLTRDLITNLANKENISISLNHEVIDIEREDDGRWEVEVKDLKTGVKREIKAKFVFIGAGGHSLLLLEKSGIPEAKGYGGFPVGGQWLRCVNDEIIKAHHAKVYGKASVGAPPMSVPHLDTRYIDGKQALLFGPYAGFSTKFLKQGSYFDLPASIKLSNIRPMLSAGLDNLPLTKYLITEVMKSPKDKLESLKQFMPTAKLEDWVIEKAGQRVQVIKKDEKRGGILEFGTEVVSSSDGSIAALLGASPGASTSVAIMISLLKKCFPERAKSDEYRKKLREMIPSHGKSLNDDAQLCKETRIRTHKALKLIAID, from the coding sequence ATGAGCAAAAAATCAAATAAAGAAGTTGACGTTGTTCTAATCGGCGCCGGTATTATGAGTGCTACTTTGGGTACTCTAATCAATGAATTAAGCCCAGACGTTAATATTGAAATTCTTGAGCGTTTGGATGTTGTGGCTGCTGAAAGTTCAGACGCTTGGAATAATGCTGGCACGGGTCACTCTGCCTTATGCGAGCTAAATTATACACCCGAACAGAAAGATGGTTCTGTAAAGATTGATAAAGCAGTGAAAATTGCTGAGCAATTTGAGGTATCTAAGCAGTTTTGGTCCTACCTCGTTGATAAAGGCGTCATTACCCAACCTGAAAATTTTATCCGTAGTATTCCACACCTAAGTGCAGTTTTTGGTGAAAAAGATGCTAAATTTCTAAAAACAAGATGGGAAACGTTAACCACCCAAAACTTGTTTAAGGGAATGGAGTATACTGAAGATGCTGAGTTGCTGAAATCATGGATTCCATTGATGATGGAGGGGCGTGATAAAAATGAAAAGATTGCTGCAACGAAAATGGATCTTGGTACAGATGTCAATTTTGGCTCATTGACACGTGATTTGATCACTAATCTTGCAAATAAAGAAAATATATCCATTTCGCTAAACCATGAAGTCATTGACATTGAACGTGAAGATGATGGTCGTTGGGAAGTGGAGGTCAAAGATTTAAAAACAGGAGTAAAGAGAGAAATCAAAGCGAAATTTGTATTTATTGGTGCTGGTGGACACTCCTTGCTGTTGTTGGAAAAATCCGGAATACCAGAAGCAAAAGGCTATGGTGGCTTTCCGGTAGGAGGCCAATGGCTACGTTGTGTGAATGATGAGATTATTAAAGCACATCACGCCAAAGTGTACGGCAAAGCTTCTGTGGGCGCTCCACCGATGTCTGTACCGCACTTAGATACGCGTTATATTGATGGCAAACAAGCTTTGTTATTTGGTCCTTATGCGGGTTTTTCCACAAAATTCCTCAAACAGGGTTCTTATTTCGATCTACCTGCTTCGATCAAGTTGTCGAATATCCGTCCGATGCTATCTGCCGGACTTGATAATTTGCCCTTGACCAAGTATTTGATCACAGAAGTCATGAAATCTCCGAAAGATAAACTGGAGTCATTGAAACAATTTATGCCCACAGCAAAATTGGAGGACTGGGTTATTGAGAAGGCGGGACAACGGGTTCAGGTGATCAAGAAAGATGAAAAGAGAGGTGGGATTTTGGAATTTGGAACAGAGGTCGTCTCTAGTTCAGATGGTTCTATTGCCGCGTTATTGGGTGCTTCTCCTGGCGCTTCTACCTCTGTCGCGATCATGATCAGCTTGCTGAAGAAATGTTTCCCTGAACGTGCTAAATCAGATGAATACAGGAAGAAGTTACGTGAGATGATACCATCACACGGGAAATCATTGAACGACGACGCACAGCTTTGTAAAGAAACACGTATACGCACACACAAAGCGTTGAAATTAATCGCTATCGATTAA
- a CDS encoding helix-turn-helix transcriptional regulator: MPILIHLDRIMKEKKMSLNQLSDKVGITLSNLSIIKNQKAKALRLDTLEAICKALDCQPGDLLQYDDGGD, translated from the coding sequence ATGCCAATCTTAATTCACTTGGATAGAATAATGAAAGAGAAAAAGATGTCACTCAATCAATTGAGTGACAAAGTCGGAATTACATTGTCTAATCTTTCAATCATTAAGAACCAAAAAGCAAAGGCATTGCGATTAGACACCCTTGAAGCGATATGCAAAGCATTAGACTGCCAGCCCGGTGATCTGCTGCAATACGATGATGGTGGAGACTAG